One genomic window of Panicum hallii strain FIL2 chromosome 6, PHallii_v3.1, whole genome shotgun sequence includes the following:
- the LOC112898574 gene encoding phototropin-1A isoform X5, with protein sequence MRSSEGTACSRFLQGSGTDPAEIAKIRQALSAGSNYCGRVLNYKKDGTPFWNLLTVAPIKDEDGRVLKFIGMQVEVSKYTEGSKDTAVRPNGLPESLIKYDARQKDQARGSVSELLLALKNPRSLSEARNSTLKRKSQEAECVFSTEVPGKRTSESGMRSSLQKISEVPEGGNKSRKSGLRSLIGFLGMGHGNVQKNMLKPREDLLIDSDDERPESFDDDFRRKEMRRGMDLATTLERIEKNFVITDPRLPDNPIIFASDSFLRLTEYSREEILGRNCRFLQGPETDRGTVKKIRDAIDNQTEVTVQLINYTKSGKKFWNLFHLQPMRDQKGDVQYFIGVQLDGTERVRDAAAKDGAMLVKKTADNIDEAAKELPDANLSPEDLWANHSKPVLPKPHMKDTASWRAIQKVLENGESIDLKHFKPVKPLGSGDTGSVHLVELLGTGEYFAMKAMDKSVMLNRNKVHRATVERQILDMLDHPFLPTLYASFQHLSIAIYMSQTKTHICLITDYCSGGELFMLLDRQPMKVLKEDAVRFYAAEVVTALEYLHCQGIIYRDLKPENILLHRDGHISLTDFDLSCLTSCLPQVFLPEDNDKKKGRRKSMGSPIFFAEPMRASNSFVGTEEYIAPEIITGAGHTSAVDWWALGILLYEMLYGYTPFRGKTRQRTFANVLHKDIRFPTSTEVSLVARQLMYRLLHRDPANRLGSYEGASEIKQHAFFRGINWALVRAAAPPKLEVEEETPVTAGHTDMF encoded by the exons ATGAGGTCGTCGGAAGGAACTG CATGCAGCCGCTTCCTGCAGGGCTCCGGGACGGACCCGGCCGAGATCGCCAAGATCAGGCAGGCGCTCTCAGCTGGCTCAAACTACTGCGGCCGTGTTCTCAACTACAAGAAGGATGGCACACCGTTCTGGAATCTCTTGACTGTTGCCCCCATCAAGGATGAGGATGGCAGGGTCCTCAAGTTCATTGG GATGCAAGTAGAAGTGAGCAAGTACACCGAAGGGAGCAAGGATACGGCTGTGCGCCCGAATGGATTGCCAGAATCACTTATCAAATATGATG CAAGACAGAAGGATCAGGCCCGTGGCTCAGTCTCTGAGCTTCTGCTTGCCCTCAAGAATCCAAGATCATTGTCTGAAGCAAGAAACAGCACCTTAAAAAGAAAATCACAGGAAGCAGAATGTGTGTTTTCGACTGAAGTTCCTGGCAAGAGAACCTCCGAAAGTGGAATGAGAAGCTCTCTGCAGAAAATCAGTGAAGTACCCGAAGGAGGGAATAAAAGTAGAAAATCTGGCTTGCGTTCACTTATAGG TTTTCTTGGTATGGGCCATGGAAATGTACAGAAGAACATGCTGAAACCAAGAGAAGATCTGCTAATTGACAGTGATGATGAAAGACCCGAAAGCTTTGATGATGATTTCAGGAGAAAAGAAATGAGAAGGGGTATGGACTTGGCTACTACACTTGAACGTATTGAAAAGAATTTTGTCATCACCGATCCGAGGTTACCTGATAATCCAATT ATATTTGCATCGGATAGCTTTTTGCGATTGACAGAGTATAGCCGTGAAGAAATATTGGGAAGAAACTGCAG GTTTCTTCAAGGACCTGAAACTGACCGTGGGACAGTAAAGAAAATAAGAGATGCCATAGATAACCAAACAGAGGTCACTGTTCAGCTGATAAATTACACAAAAAGTG GCAAAAAATTCTGGAACCTCTTTCACTTGCAACCAATGCGTGATCAAAAG GGTGATGTTCAGTACTTCATTGGGGTTCAGTTAGATGGAACTGAACGTGTTCGAGATGCTGCTGCAAAAGATGGTGCCATGCTG GTTAAGAAAACTGCAGACAATATTGATGAGGCTGCAAAGGAACTTCCTGATGCTAATTTG AGTCCGGAGGATCTATGGGCTAATCACTCAAAACCAGTCCTGCCAAAGCCACATATGAAGGATACTGCATCATGGAGAGCCATCCAAAAA GTTCTTGAGAATGGTGAAAGCATTGATTTAAAACATTTCAAGCCAGTAAAACCTTTAGGATCTGGTGACACTGGCAG TGTCCATTTGGTCGAGTTGCTTGGTACAGGCGAATACTTTGCCATGAAAGCTATGGATAAAAGCGTCATGCTTAACCGAAACAAG GTCCATAGAGCGACTGTTGAACGACAAAtcctcgatatgttggaccaCCCATTCCTTCCCACATTGTACGCATCATTTCAG CATCTCAGTATTGCCATATATATGTCACAGACCAAGACACATATATGTCTTATTACTGACTATTGCTCTGGTGGGGAACTTTTTATGCTCCTTGATAGGCAACCTATGAAGGTTCTAAAGGAAGATGCAGTAAG GTTTTATGCTGCAGAAGTGGTCACAGCACTGGAATACCTGCATTGCCAAG GTATAATCTACCGAGACTTAAAGCCGGAAAATATTTTACTTCATAGAGATGGGCACATTTCCCTGACAGACTTTGATTTGTCTTGCTTGACATCTTGTCTACCACAG GTGTTTCTTCCGGAAGATAATGAtaagaagaaagggaggagaaagAGTATGGGTTCTCCCATATTCTTTGCTGAACCAATGCGAGCATCAAATTCGTTTGTTGGTACAGAGGAGTACATTGCGCCT GAGATCATTACTGGAGCTGGGCATACAAGTGCTGTCGATTGGTGGGCTCTAG GAATTCTTCTATATGAAATGCTGTATGGTTACACACCATTTAGAGGAAAAACAAGACAGAGGACCTTTGCAAATGTTCTGCATAAGGACATTAGATTTCCTACGAGCACAGAG GTAAGCCTGGTGGCAAGGCAGCTGATGTACCGGCTGTTGCACCGGGACCCTGCAAATAGGCTGGGGTCCTACGAGGGCGCTTCGGAGATCAAGCAACATGCCTTCTTCCGCGGCATCAACTGGGCTCTCGTTCGGGCTGCCGCACCGCccaagctggaggtggaggaggagacACCTGTTACCGCTGGTCACACGGATATGTTCTGA
- the LOC112898574 gene encoding phototropin-1A isoform X6, with protein sequence MSRFLQGSGTDPAEIAKIRQALSAGSNYCGRVLNYKKDGTPFWNLLTVAPIKDEDGRVLKFIGMQVEVSKYTEGSKDTAVRPNGLPESLIKYDARQKDQARGSVSELLLALKNPRSLSEARNSTLKRKSQEAECVFSTEVPGKRTSESGMRSSLQKISEVPEGGNKSRKSGLRSLIGFLGMGHGNVQKNMLKPREDLLIDSDDERPESFDDDFRRKEMRRGMDLATTLERIEKNFVITDPRLPDNPIIFASDSFLRLTEYSREEILGRNCRFLQGPETDRGTVKKIRDAIDNQTEVTVQLINYTKSGKKFWNLFHLQPMRDQKGDVQYFIGVQLDGTERVRDAAAKDGAMLVKKTADNIDEAAKELPDANLSPEDLWANHSKPVLPKPHMKDTASWRAIQKVLENGESIDLKHFKPVKPLGSGDTGSVHLVELLGTGEYFAMKAMDKSVMLNRNKVHRATVERQILDMLDHPFLPTLYASFQHLSIAIYMSQTKTHICLITDYCSGGELFMLLDRQPMKVLKEDAVRFYAAEVVTALEYLHCQGIIYRDLKPENILLHRDGHISLTDFDLSCLTSCLPQVFLPEDNDKKKGRRKSMGSPIFFAEPMRASNSFVGTEEYIAPEIITGAGHTSAVDWWALGILLYEMLYGYTPFRGKTRQRTFANVLHKDIRFPTSTEVSLVARQLMYRLLHRDPANRLGSYEGASEIKQHAFFRGINWALVRAAAPPKLEVEEETPVTAGHTDMF encoded by the exons ATGAG CCGCTTCCTGCAGGGCTCCGGGACGGACCCGGCCGAGATCGCCAAGATCAGGCAGGCGCTCTCAGCTGGCTCAAACTACTGCGGCCGTGTTCTCAACTACAAGAAGGATGGCACACCGTTCTGGAATCTCTTGACTGTTGCCCCCATCAAGGATGAGGATGGCAGGGTCCTCAAGTTCATTGG GATGCAAGTAGAAGTGAGCAAGTACACCGAAGGGAGCAAGGATACGGCTGTGCGCCCGAATGGATTGCCAGAATCACTTATCAAATATGATG CAAGACAGAAGGATCAGGCCCGTGGCTCAGTCTCTGAGCTTCTGCTTGCCCTCAAGAATCCAAGATCATTGTCTGAAGCAAGAAACAGCACCTTAAAAAGAAAATCACAGGAAGCAGAATGTGTGTTTTCGACTGAAGTTCCTGGCAAGAGAACCTCCGAAAGTGGAATGAGAAGCTCTCTGCAGAAAATCAGTGAAGTACCCGAAGGAGGGAATAAAAGTAGAAAATCTGGCTTGCGTTCACTTATAGG TTTTCTTGGTATGGGCCATGGAAATGTACAGAAGAACATGCTGAAACCAAGAGAAGATCTGCTAATTGACAGTGATGATGAAAGACCCGAAAGCTTTGATGATGATTTCAGGAGAAAAGAAATGAGAAGGGGTATGGACTTGGCTACTACACTTGAACGTATTGAAAAGAATTTTGTCATCACCGATCCGAGGTTACCTGATAATCCAATT ATATTTGCATCGGATAGCTTTTTGCGATTGACAGAGTATAGCCGTGAAGAAATATTGGGAAGAAACTGCAG GTTTCTTCAAGGACCTGAAACTGACCGTGGGACAGTAAAGAAAATAAGAGATGCCATAGATAACCAAACAGAGGTCACTGTTCAGCTGATAAATTACACAAAAAGTG GCAAAAAATTCTGGAACCTCTTTCACTTGCAACCAATGCGTGATCAAAAG GGTGATGTTCAGTACTTCATTGGGGTTCAGTTAGATGGAACTGAACGTGTTCGAGATGCTGCTGCAAAAGATGGTGCCATGCTG GTTAAGAAAACTGCAGACAATATTGATGAGGCTGCAAAGGAACTTCCTGATGCTAATTTG AGTCCGGAGGATCTATGGGCTAATCACTCAAAACCAGTCCTGCCAAAGCCACATATGAAGGATACTGCATCATGGAGAGCCATCCAAAAA GTTCTTGAGAATGGTGAAAGCATTGATTTAAAACATTTCAAGCCAGTAAAACCTTTAGGATCTGGTGACACTGGCAG TGTCCATTTGGTCGAGTTGCTTGGTACAGGCGAATACTTTGCCATGAAAGCTATGGATAAAAGCGTCATGCTTAACCGAAACAAG GTCCATAGAGCGACTGTTGAACGACAAAtcctcgatatgttggaccaCCCATTCCTTCCCACATTGTACGCATCATTTCAG CATCTCAGTATTGCCATATATATGTCACAGACCAAGACACATATATGTCTTATTACTGACTATTGCTCTGGTGGGGAACTTTTTATGCTCCTTGATAGGCAACCTATGAAGGTTCTAAAGGAAGATGCAGTAAG GTTTTATGCTGCAGAAGTGGTCACAGCACTGGAATACCTGCATTGCCAAG GTATAATCTACCGAGACTTAAAGCCGGAAAATATTTTACTTCATAGAGATGGGCACATTTCCCTGACAGACTTTGATTTGTCTTGCTTGACATCTTGTCTACCACAG GTGTTTCTTCCGGAAGATAATGAtaagaagaaagggaggagaaagAGTATGGGTTCTCCCATATTCTTTGCTGAACCAATGCGAGCATCAAATTCGTTTGTTGGTACAGAGGAGTACATTGCGCCT GAGATCATTACTGGAGCTGGGCATACAAGTGCTGTCGATTGGTGGGCTCTAG GAATTCTTCTATATGAAATGCTGTATGGTTACACACCATTTAGAGGAAAAACAAGACAGAGGACCTTTGCAAATGTTCTGCATAAGGACATTAGATTTCCTACGAGCACAGAG GTAAGCCTGGTGGCAAGGCAGCTGATGTACCGGCTGTTGCACCGGGACCCTGCAAATAGGCTGGGGTCCTACGAGGGCGCTTCGGAGATCAAGCAACATGCCTTCTTCCGCGGCATCAACTGGGCTCTCGTTCGGGCTGCCGCACCGCccaagctggaggtggaggaggagacACCTGTTACCGCTGGTCACACGGATATGTTCTGA